From the genome of Populus trichocarpa isolate Nisqually-1 chromosome 15, P.trichocarpa_v4.1, whole genome shotgun sequence, one region includes:
- the LOC18105771 gene encoding late embryogenesis abundant protein ECP63: MASRHEKEERAEAAAWQAASDLRDVNRERECYEEREAKMATDQPQQERPGVIGSVLRSVADTLGHAKDAVVGMSFEAAEQTTETADAAEEKARENKDSVAEKAKGYKNCTTQKAKETTDSAACKIDETKESAKQKIGEYEDKAKEYKDYAAQKAKDTKDSVMGKVDEYKDYATEKAKETKNSALEKTGEYKDYAAEKSKETKDYTAEKAKEGKDVTVSKLGGLTESAKDAARKAVDFLSGKKEEVKEKAAETTEATKEKLSETEEAARRKTEGMKLRGEEHREEAAQKEAKDIEAERGTTTRETIFDSLGFGSIKDSIRGKLTTAEDIAEETRAARERGGTGRKCLNKDTGKEEMVIPIEENATGAVASILKASDQMSGQTFNDVGRMDDEGVIRVEMERTPKLSKDR, translated from the exons ATGGCATCCAGGCACGAGAAGGAGGAGAGGGCTGAGGCAGCAGCATGGCAAGCAGCATCTGATCTCAGGGACGTTAATAGAGAAAGAGAATGCTATGAAGAACGAGAAGCCAAAATGGCCACAGATCAACCACAACAAGAAAGACCAGGGGTTATTGGATCGGTGTTAAGATCAGTTGCTGACACTTTGGGGCATGCTAAAGATGCTGTTGTTGGTATGAGCTTTGAGGCTGCAGAGCAAACAACGGAAACTGCTGATGCAGCTGAAGAGAAGGCTAGAGAGAATAAGGATTCTGTTGCAGAGAAGGCAAAGGGGTATAAAAATTGTACGACTCAGAAGGCGAAAGAGACTACAGATTCTGCTGCATGTAAGATAGATGAAACCAAGGAATCAGCAAAGCAAAAGATTGGGGAGTATGAAGATAAGGCGAAAGAGTACAAAGATTATGCCGCTCAGAAAGCCAAAGACACTAAGGATTCGGTGATGGGAAAGGTCGATGAGTACAAAGATTATGCAACAGAGAAAGCTAAGGAAACAAAGAATTCTGCTTTAGAGAAGACAGGTGAGTATAAGGATTACGCTGCAGAGAAGTCAAAGGAAACGAAGGATTATACAGCAGAGAAAGCAAAGGAAGGAAAGGATGTTACTGTTAGTAAGCTCGGCGGGCTCACAGAGTCGGCTAAAGATGCTGCAAGAAAAGCCGTGGACTTCTTATCTGGTAAAAAAGAGGAAGTGAAAGAGAAAGCAGCAGAGACTACAGAGGCAACCAAG GAGAAATTGAGTGAAACCGAGGAGGCGGCAAGGAGGAAAACGGAGGGGATGAAGCTGAGAGGTGAAGAACATAGAGAGGAAGCTGCCCAAAAAGAAGCTAAAGACATTGAAGCTGAAAG AGGAACTACAACAAGAGAGACAATCTTTGACAGTCTTGGGTTTGGGTCAATTAAGGACAGCATAAGAGGGAAGTTGACAACGGCAGAGGACATTGCTGAAGAAACAAGGGCTGCACGTGAGCGCGGAGGTACCGGACGAAAGTGTTTAAATAAAGATACTGGGAAGGAGGAGATGGTGATCCCCATTGAAGAGAATGCCACGGGAGCTGTGGCATCCATCCTAAAAGCGTCCGATCAGATGAGTGGTCAAACTTTCAATGATGTTGGACGAATGGATGATGAGGGAGTCATTCGAGTGGAAATGGAACGCACTCCAAAATTGAGCAAAGATCGCTGA
- the LOC18105772 gene encoding uncharacterized protein LOC18105772, with translation MAPSRRRLTKFSVGRSIARVGIRSPSHRSKPTSSSSEGDSKMEFLGSGKESFCGDGFGNGNKVMVVVDTSREAMGALEWALSHTVQNQDTIVLLYVSKPSKQGPESSLKLNLRAHETLHSMKNMCQRRRPGVQVAVAVHEGKERGPIIVEEAKQRSVSLLVMGQRKRSIMWRLIERWAGKGNRGGSGAVGYCIQNASCMTIAVRRKGKKLGGYLITTKRHKNFWLLA, from the exons ATGGCTCCGTCACGTCGGAGACTAACAAAGTTTAGTGTTGGTCGATCCATAGCTCGTGTTGGGATCCGTTCTCCCTCCCATCGGTCCAAACCCACCTCTAGTTCCAGTGAAGGTGATTCAAAAATGGAGTTTTTGGGCAGTGGCAAGGAGAGTTTTTGTGGCGATGGTTTTGGAAATGGCAACAAGGTTATGGTGGTAGTCGATACAAGCCGTGAAGCCATGGGTGCTCTTGAATGGGCGTTGTCTCACACGGTTCAGAACCAAGATACCATTGTTCTTCTTTATGTCTCTAAGCCATCCAAACAAG gcCCTGAATCTAGTTTGAAGCTTAATCTGAGGGCTCATGAGACGCTTCACTCCATGAAAAATATGTGTCAAAGGAGAAGGCCAGGG GTGCaggtggcggtggcggtgcATGAGGGTAAAGAAAGGGGTCCCATAATAGTGGAAGAAGCAAAACAACGAAGCGTATCACTGCTTGTGATGGGGCAAAGAAAACGATCGATAATGTGGCGCCTTATTGAGAGATGGGCAGGGAAGGGGAACCGCGGTGGCTCTGGGGCGGTGGGGTATTGCATCCAAAATGCTTCCTGCATGACAATTGCAGTGAGGAGGAAGGGCAAAAAACTTGGAGGTTATTTGATCACCACCAAGCGTCATAAAAACTTTTGGCTTTTGGCTTAG